One stretch of Dehalococcoidia bacterium DNA includes these proteins:
- a CDS encoding SDR family oxidoreductase — MKLAGRVALVTGSSRGIGRAIALRLAGGGAHIVVNYKQNEEAARATVAELTALGVRALPVKADLEKPEDIRALFAQVKAEFGGLDVLVVNAAASAFKPLMEAKEHNVRRTFAITVDAFLPLVQQAVALMEGRQSGRIVAVSGWDTLRVIDRHGILAGAKAAMETWVRYLACELAPKGINVNSVCPGPIVNTLYPHVYGGDAAGYEEWKRARIAATPKGRIGTPEDVAKIVAFLCSEDADWIVGQNIVCDGGLSLTHLRGG, encoded by the coding sequence ATGAAGCTCGCAGGCAGGGTCGCGCTCGTCACCGGCAGCAGCCGAGGGATTGGCCGCGCCATCGCCCTGCGGCTGGCGGGCGGCGGCGCTCACATCGTCGTCAACTACAAGCAGAACGAGGAAGCGGCCCGCGCCACCGTGGCGGAGCTGACCGCCCTGGGCGTGCGCGCGCTGCCCGTGAAGGCCGACCTGGAGAAGCCGGAGGACATCCGCGCCCTGTTCGCTCAGGTAAAAGCGGAGTTCGGCGGCCTGGACGTTCTCGTGGTCAACGCCGCGGCCTCCGCCTTCAAACCACTCATGGAAGCGAAGGAGCACAACGTCCGCCGCACGTTCGCCATCACCGTGGACGCGTTCCTGCCCCTTGTTCAGCAGGCCGTCGCGTTGATGGAGGGGCGTCAGAGCGGGCGCATCGTCGCCGTGTCCGGGTGGGACACCCTCCGCGTCATTGACCGGCACGGCATCCTGGCGGGCGCCAAGGCGGCGATGGAAACGTGGGTCAGATACCTGGCCTGCGAGCTCGCTCCGAAGGGCATCAACGTGAACAGCGTCTGCCCCGGCCCCATAGTGAATACGCTTTACCCGCACGTGTATGGCGGCGACGCGGCTGGCTACGAGGAGTGGAAGCGCGCGCGCATCGCCGCGACGCCCAAGGGGCGCATCGGCACGCCGGAGGACGTGGCGAAGATTGTCGCCTTCCTGTGCTCCGAGGACGCCGACTGGATTGTGGGCCAGAACATCGTCTGCGACGGCGGCCTGAGCCTGACGCACCTGAGGGGCGGATAG